From the genome of Xiphophorus couchianus chromosome 6, X_couchianus-1.0, whole genome shotgun sequence, one region includes:
- the tyw3 gene encoding tRNA wybutosine-synthesizing protein 3 homolog isoform X5 encodes MDRTFSRIKTQSLNRLDLSKKGSVDEDIEHVVSLLNSCEQFFTTSSCSGRIILIDGMSGLSRACGDAVLKFEPFVLHVQCRRLEDAQLLAVRSTHGLEVPLSRHGKLLVDEDYIQFLTQIANQKMEENLRRVQRFFQNFQSAVSAERQHIPDSPGTQEHQVSQHTHKKGRRGEQGTNKQNQLNVNKRRHQHETVACHDYGDSSLPELNDCLDLFT; translated from the exons ATGGACAGAACGTTCAGTCGGATTAAGACACAGAGTCTGAACAGGCTGGACCTGAGTAAGAAAGGCAGCGTGGACGAAGACATTGAACATGTGGTGTCTCTGCTCAACAGCTGTGAGCAGTTCTTCACCACCAGCTCATGTTCCGGCAGGATCATCCTCATCGATGGG ATGTCAGGTCTGAGCAGAGCCTGTGGAGATGCCGTGTTGAAGTTTGAACCCTTTGTTCTCCACGTTCAGTGCCGCAGGCTAGAGGATGCACAGCTGCTG GCGGTTCGCAGCACCCACGGCCTGGAGGTTCCTCTGAGCCGTCATGGAAAACTTTTAGTTGATGAAGACTACATCCAGTTCCTGACACAAATAGCCAATCAGAAGATGGAGGAGAACCTCAGACGGGTACAGAG GTTCTTCCAGAACTTCCAGTCAGCTGTGTCAGCAGAGAGACAGCATATCCCAGACAGCCCTGGCACCCAGGAACATCAAGtttcccaacacacacacaagaaaggAAGGAGGGGAGAACAGGGaacaaataaacagaaccaACTAAATGTGAACAAACGAAGACATCAGCACGAGACTGTTGCTTGTCATGATTATGGGGACAGCAGCCTGCCAGAGCTGAATGACTGTCTGGACCTGTTTACATAA
- the tyw3 gene encoding tRNA wybutosine-synthesizing protein 3 homolog isoform X2: MDRTFSRIKTQSLNRLDLSKKGSVDEDIEHVVSLLNSCEQFFTTSSCSGRIILIDGAAGSSDAHKQNCVWLFVSHQKCTCDDLMSGLSRACGDAVLKFEPFVLHVQCRRLEDAQLLAVRSTHGLEVPLSRHGKLLVDEDYIQFLTQIANQKMEENLRRVQRFFQNFQSAVSAERQHIPDSPGTQEHQVSQHTHKKGRRGEQGTNKQNQLNVNKRRHQHETVACHDYGDSSLPELNDCLDLFT; this comes from the exons ATGGACAGAACGTTCAGTCGGATTAAGACACAGAGTCTGAACAGGCTGGACCTGAGTAAGAAAGGCAGCGTGGACGAAGACATTGAACATGTGGTGTCTCTGCTCAACAGCTGTGAGCAGTTCTTCACCACCAGCTCATGTTCCGGCAGGATCATCCTCATCGATGGG GCGGCAGGCAGCAGTGATGCCCACAAACAGAACTGTGTCTGGCTGTTTGTCTCACACCAGAAGTGCACCTGTGATGACCTG ATGTCAGGTCTGAGCAGAGCCTGTGGAGATGCCGTGTTGAAGTTTGAACCCTTTGTTCTCCACGTTCAGTGCCGCAGGCTAGAGGATGCACAGCTGCTG GCGGTTCGCAGCACCCACGGCCTGGAGGTTCCTCTGAGCCGTCATGGAAAACTTTTAGTTGATGAAGACTACATCCAGTTCCTGACACAAATAGCCAATCAGAAGATGGAGGAGAACCTCAGACGGGTACAGAG GTTCTTCCAGAACTTCCAGTCAGCTGTGTCAGCAGAGAGACAGCATATCCCAGACAGCCCTGGCACCCAGGAACATCAAGtttcccaacacacacacaagaaaggAAGGAGGGGAGAACAGGGaacaaataaacagaaccaACTAAATGTGAACAAACGAAGACATCAGCACGAGACTGTTGCTTGTCATGATTATGGGGACAGCAGCCTGCCAGAGCTGAATGACTGTCTGGACCTGTTTACATAA
- the tyw3 gene encoding tRNA wybutosine-synthesizing protein 3 homolog isoform X4 → MDRTFSRIKTQSLNRLDLSKKGSVDEDIEHVVSLLNSCEQFFTTSSCSGRIILIDGAAGSSDAHKQNCVWLFVSHQKCTCDDLMSGLSRACGDAVLKFEPFVLHVQCRRLEDAQLLHSVAVNSGFRNSGLTVGKTGKIVSAVRSTHGLEVPLSRHGKLLVDEDYIQFLTQIANQKMEENLRRVLPELPVSCVSRETAYPRQPWHPGTSSFPTHTQERKEGRTGNK, encoded by the exons ATGGACAGAACGTTCAGTCGGATTAAGACACAGAGTCTGAACAGGCTGGACCTGAGTAAGAAAGGCAGCGTGGACGAAGACATTGAACATGTGGTGTCTCTGCTCAACAGCTGTGAGCAGTTCTTCACCACCAGCTCATGTTCCGGCAGGATCATCCTCATCGATGGG GCGGCAGGCAGCAGTGATGCCCACAAACAGAACTGTGTCTGGCTGTTTGTCTCACACCAGAAGTGCACCTGTGATGACCTG ATGTCAGGTCTGAGCAGAGCCTGTGGAGATGCCGTGTTGAAGTTTGAACCCTTTGTTCTCCACGTTCAGTGCCGCAGGCTAGAGGATGCACAGCTGCTG CATTCAGTGGCTGTCAACTCAGGCTTCAGGAACTCTGGGCTCACTGTTGGCAAGACAGGGAAGATTGTATCG GCGGTTCGCAGCACCCACGGCCTGGAGGTTCCTCTGAGCCGTCATGGAAAACTTTTAGTTGATGAAGACTACATCCAGTTCCTGACACAAATAGCCAATCAGAAGATGGAGGAGAACCTCAGACGG GTTCTTCCAGAACTTCCAGTCAGCTGTGTCAGCAGAGAGACAGCATATCCCAGACAGCCCTGGCACCCAGGAACATCAAGtttcccaacacacacacaagaaaggAAGGAGGGGAGAACAGGGaacaaataa
- the tyw3 gene encoding tRNA wybutosine-synthesizing protein 3 homolog isoform X1, with protein sequence MDRTFSRIKTQSLNRLDLSKKGSVDEDIEHVVSLLNSCEQFFTTSSCSGRIILIDGAAGSSDAHKQNCVWLFVSHQKCTCDDLMSGLSRACGDAVLKFEPFVLHVQCRRLEDAQLLHSVAVNSGFRNSGLTVGKTGKIVSAVRSTHGLEVPLSRHGKLLVDEDYIQFLTQIANQKMEENLRRVQRFFQNFQSAVSAERQHIPDSPGTQEHQVSQHTHKKGRRGEQGTNKQNQLNVNKRRHQHETVACHDYGDSSLPELNDCLDLFT encoded by the exons ATGGACAGAACGTTCAGTCGGATTAAGACACAGAGTCTGAACAGGCTGGACCTGAGTAAGAAAGGCAGCGTGGACGAAGACATTGAACATGTGGTGTCTCTGCTCAACAGCTGTGAGCAGTTCTTCACCACCAGCTCATGTTCCGGCAGGATCATCCTCATCGATGGG GCGGCAGGCAGCAGTGATGCCCACAAACAGAACTGTGTCTGGCTGTTTGTCTCACACCAGAAGTGCACCTGTGATGACCTG ATGTCAGGTCTGAGCAGAGCCTGTGGAGATGCCGTGTTGAAGTTTGAACCCTTTGTTCTCCACGTTCAGTGCCGCAGGCTAGAGGATGCACAGCTGCTG CATTCAGTGGCTGTCAACTCAGGCTTCAGGAACTCTGGGCTCACTGTTGGCAAGACAGGGAAGATTGTATCG GCGGTTCGCAGCACCCACGGCCTGGAGGTTCCTCTGAGCCGTCATGGAAAACTTTTAGTTGATGAAGACTACATCCAGTTCCTGACACAAATAGCCAATCAGAAGATGGAGGAGAACCTCAGACGGGTACAGAG GTTCTTCCAGAACTTCCAGTCAGCTGTGTCAGCAGAGAGACAGCATATCCCAGACAGCCCTGGCACCCAGGAACATCAAGtttcccaacacacacacaagaaaggAAGGAGGGGAGAACAGGGaacaaataaacagaaccaACTAAATGTGAACAAACGAAGACATCAGCACGAGACTGTTGCTTGTCATGATTATGGGGACAGCAGCCTGCCAGAGCTGAATGACTGTCTGGACCTGTTTACATAA
- the tyw3 gene encoding tRNA wybutosine-synthesizing protein 3 homolog isoform X3, producing the protein MDRTFSRIKTQSLNRLDLSKKGSVDEDIEHVVSLLNSCEQFFTTSSCSGRIILIDGMSGLSRACGDAVLKFEPFVLHVQCRRLEDAQLLHSVAVNSGFRNSGLTVGKTGKIVSAVRSTHGLEVPLSRHGKLLVDEDYIQFLTQIANQKMEENLRRVQRFFQNFQSAVSAERQHIPDSPGTQEHQVSQHTHKKGRRGEQGTNKQNQLNVNKRRHQHETVACHDYGDSSLPELNDCLDLFT; encoded by the exons ATGGACAGAACGTTCAGTCGGATTAAGACACAGAGTCTGAACAGGCTGGACCTGAGTAAGAAAGGCAGCGTGGACGAAGACATTGAACATGTGGTGTCTCTGCTCAACAGCTGTGAGCAGTTCTTCACCACCAGCTCATGTTCCGGCAGGATCATCCTCATCGATGGG ATGTCAGGTCTGAGCAGAGCCTGTGGAGATGCCGTGTTGAAGTTTGAACCCTTTGTTCTCCACGTTCAGTGCCGCAGGCTAGAGGATGCACAGCTGCTG CATTCAGTGGCTGTCAACTCAGGCTTCAGGAACTCTGGGCTCACTGTTGGCAAGACAGGGAAGATTGTATCG GCGGTTCGCAGCACCCACGGCCTGGAGGTTCCTCTGAGCCGTCATGGAAAACTTTTAGTTGATGAAGACTACATCCAGTTCCTGACACAAATAGCCAATCAGAAGATGGAGGAGAACCTCAGACGGGTACAGAG GTTCTTCCAGAACTTCCAGTCAGCTGTGTCAGCAGAGAGACAGCATATCCCAGACAGCCCTGGCACCCAGGAACATCAAGtttcccaacacacacacaagaaaggAAGGAGGGGAGAACAGGGaacaaataaacagaaccaACTAAATGTGAACAAACGAAGACATCAGCACGAGACTGTTGCTTGTCATGATTATGGGGACAGCAGCCTGCCAGAGCTGAATGACTGTCTGGACCTGTTTACATAA